From one Lasioglossum baleicum chromosome 11, iyLasBale1, whole genome shotgun sequence genomic stretch:
- the LOC143213659 gene encoding melanization protease 1-like yields MTRHILLPVLMVLLVQRCTAQDRCSTPENRPGLCINARNCPAVVQLCKTHRPLTREIQNYLRSLQCGFEGRTPKVCCAQQPVITTEPPPTSTESPSPQVDLINVSAPPDVSNHPNLHLINEDSCGPVYTQKIIGGSKTGVFEFPWMALLGYDSGNGVPDFKCGGTLINKRYVLTAAHCVTRLPSGTRLIGVRIGEHDLSTERDCDKNDWGLQVACAERYQDFGLESVHFHPDYTPKSAQNDIALLRLNADADYRPKNVRPICLPVGFNSTLPRKKMVVTGWGKTESGMRSQALLQVKLTIATLPNCAQAYKGKAQIWHKQLCAGGSRIADACTGDSGGPLQLPTLFKDTVKSVQFGIVSFGQRGCAIEGVPGVYTNVVYYIDWILGIVRP; encoded by the exons ATGACTCGTCACATTCTTCTTCCCGTGCTGATGGTTCTTCTTGTGCAGAGGTGTACTGCAC AGGACAGGTGCTCCACACCCGAGAATAGACCCGGTCTGTGCATCAATGCGCGGAATTGTCCGGCAGTGGTTCAACTCTGCAAGACACACAGACCCTTGACCAGAGAAATTCAGAACTACTTGCGGAGCTTGCAATGCGGCTTCGAGGGCAGGACTCCCAAAGTTTGTTGCGCACAGCAG CCTGTAATAACGACAGAACCACCCCCAACGTCAACGGAATCTCCGAGCCCGCAGGTCGATCTCATAAACGTGTCCGCACCCCCGGACGTTTCCAACCACCCGAACTTACATCTGATAAACGAAGACTCGTGTGGTCCGGTGTACACGCAAAAAATCATCGGTGGTAGCAAAACCGGCGTGTTCGAATTTCCGTGGATGGCATTGCTCGGTTACGATTCCGGAAACGGTGTCCCGGATTTCAAATGCGGTGGAACGCTGATCAACAAGCGATACGTGCTAACCGCTGCCCACTGCGTCACAAGGCTACCCTCTG GTACTAGACTGATCGGCGTACGGATAGGGGAACACGATTTGTCCACGGAACGCGACTGCGACAAAAACGACTGGGGTCTCCAGGTGGCCTGCGCGGAGAGGTATCAAGACTTTGGCCTTGAGAGCGTGCATTTTCATCCTGACTATACGCCGAAATCGGCGCAGAACGACATCGCCCTGTTACGATTGAACGCAGACGCTGATTACAGGCCGAAGAACGTGAGGCCGATCTGCCTGCCGGTCGGTTTCAACTCTACTCTGCCAAGGAAAAAG ATGGTAGTGACGGGCTGGGGTAAGACGGAGAGCGGTATGCGCAGTCAGGCCCTGCTGCAAGTGAAATTGACGATCGCCACTTTGCCGAATTGCGCACAAGCCTACAAGGGCAAAGCACAAATCTGGCACAAGCAGTTGTGCGCCGGCGGCAGCAGAATTGCGGACGCGTGCACCGGAGACAGCGGTGGACCGCTCCAGTTACCGACGCTCTTCAAGGACACCGTGAAATCCGTTCAGTTCGGGATCGTTAGCTTCGGACAACGTGGCTGCGCCATAGAAGGAGTCCCCGGCGTTTACACAAACGTTGTTTATTACATAGACTGGATCTTGGGCATCGTTAGACCTTAG